Within the Polymorphobacter megasporae genome, the region CAACCGAGTGACCGTCGATCGTGACCTGCGTCAGGCTGGGGGAGGTACCGCGGATCGAGACACGGTTGTTCTCGTCGAAGCCGCCTTCGCCGCTTGATGCCGACGATGTGTTCAGGCCCGGAAGACGCTGGAGCGCATCGGCGACGTTCTTGTCGGGCAGCTTGCCGATGTCTTCGGCTGAGATTGCTTCGACATGATTGTCGCTCGTCCGCTTGAGGTCGATCGCGCGCTCAAGACTGGCGCGGACGCCGGTGACGACGATCTCGTCGGGCATCGGCGCGTCGGCGGCAAGCGCCGGCGCGGTGCCGAGGATGATCGCCAGGCTGCTCGCCGAGCCGACCAGAATATGCCGGTGCAATCTCATGATGTGTCCCCTTGAAAGTCTGCCCGCTCAATACATTCGTAGAACCATTACCGGTCCTTTGATCGGGTCAATGCCCGGGACCTTGCCCATTCGCCGAGTGTCGATCTGGAGTTGACATAATCCTGTCACTAAACGCAAGTCCAAAATCATATCTTTCTAATACCAATTATTCGGTGGTATGCACTGTCCGGCCGGGTGTGCATAACCGGGACAGGCTTTGATTTTGGGGACGATTGCGTGGGGCTGATGGACGTTATCGGCAGACTGGATCGGCAGACCAACGGCCCGCTGTATCAGCGGCTGCACCGGGCGCTGCGCGACGCGATCGCCGACAAGCGCCTGCGGACCGACGAGGCGCTGCCCGCCGAGCGCGACATCGCGCAAGACTTCGGCATTTCGCGGATCACCGTGCGCAAGGCGATCGACGCGCTGGTCGAGGAAGGCCTCGTCACGCGGCGGCAGGGCGCGGGGACGTTCATCGCCGCGCGGATCGAGAAGAGCTTTTCGAAGCTCTCGTCCTTCTCGGAGGACATGGTCTCGCGCGGCCGCATCCCGCGTAGCGTCTGGCTGGCGCGCGCCGAAGGTACCGTCACCCCCGAGGAGTCGATGACGCTCGGCCTCGGCCCGGGCAGCCCGGTCTATCGCTTCAACCGCATCCGCTACGCCGATGACGCACCGATGGCGCTCGAGGTATCGACCGTCCCGGCGTTCTGCCTGACCTCGGTCGAGGCTGTCGGGACGTCGCTGTACGAAGCGCTCGAGGCGACCGGTAATCGTCCGGTGCGGGCGTTGCAGCGGCTGCGCGCGGTGCTCTTCACGCCCGAGCAGGCGGGACTGCTGACGCTCGACGCGGGCGCTCCCGGGCTGCTGATCGAGCGCCGCGGCTTCCG harbors:
- a CDS encoding GntR family transcriptional regulator, translated to MDVIGRLDRQTNGPLYQRLHRALRDAIADKRLRTDEALPAERDIAQDFGISRITVRKAIDALVEEGLVTRRQGAGTFIAARIEKSFSKLSSFSEDMVSRGRIPRSVWLARAEGTVTPEESMTLGLGPGSPVYRFNRIRYADDAPMALEVSTVPAFCLTSVEAVGTSLYEALEATGNRPVRALQRLRAVLFTPEQAGLLTLDAGAPGLLIERRGFRADGITVEITQSYYRGDSYDFVAELNIGMP